The DNA segment AGCCGTTCGATCTTATCGTTTTACCCGGCGGTATGCCCGGTGCTGAACGGCTGGCAAACAGTGAAGGCCTTAAGGCGATGCTGGATATTCAGGCGAGGGATGGGAAACTGTATGCCGGGATATGTGCAGCGCCTGCGGTTGTCTTGAGTGTACGCGGGCTGCTCAAGGGCAAACGTGCGACGTGTTATCCGGCCTTCGAAAAGCAGATGGATTGTGAGAAATTTGTTGATGAGCCGGTCGTGGTGGACGGCAATTGTGTGACGAGCCAGGGGCCGGGGACGGCTTTGGCATTCTCGGTTGAGCTGGTGAATCAGTTGTTCGGCGGGGACAAGGCGAAAGAGATCGCGGACGCGATGCTCGTTAATAAATAGACCGGTACATACATTTTGATGTGTGAATGCAAGAGCGTGGCTGATGCTGCGTTCTTTTTTTTATACTATCTGGGCAAT comes from the Anaerohalosphaera lusitana genome and includes:
- a CDS encoding DJ-1 family glyoxalase III, whose product is MSKKVLIAIADGSEEIEAVTIIDTLRRAGAEVTVAATGHKKEIKASRGVQMTADVLVDDVKGEPFDLIVLPGGMPGAERLANSEGLKAMLDIQARDGKLYAGICAAPAVVLSVRGLLKGKRATCYPAFEKQMDCEKFVDEPVVVDGNCVTSQGPGTALAFSVELVNQLFGGDKAKEIADAMLVNK